Proteins co-encoded in one Hyla sarda isolate aHylSar1 chromosome 4, aHylSar1.hap1, whole genome shotgun sequence genomic window:
- the LOC130368780 gene encoding DNA damage-regulated autophagy modulator protein 1-like, which yields MEIKGLGFIPLFMALWCMVWISTSYTITIIQGHTTSPLIYISDMGVFFPEQIPFCMGFIGMAIASVGLAWLNYRFILFHREAFGPRQPLIQKTLLVIAWSSCVMTVIMSLFSTTDYPMIHRIAAIATFICAGIYNMWQSILLYKVPGASRVICHVRAIFSSMALACVFLIIGTGFVVYIQLFAGECEEMIEAFVKIIEWSILVLILLTNVTFYSIMEHLLFTMSRNTCSISLRVRIDAFGV from the coding sequence atggagattaaaggattggggttcatccccctcttcatggccctctggtgtatggtctggatctccaccagctacaccatcaccatcatccaaGGCCATACTACTTCCCCCCTGATCTATATCAGTGATATGGGGGTTTTCTTTCCTGAACAGATCCCATTCTGTATGggatttatagggatggccatTGCCTCTGTGGGTCTGGCATGGCTGAATTATAGAttcatcttgttccatcgtgaagcctttggaccccgtcagccattgatccagaagaccctactagtcatcgcttggtcatcctgtgtcATGACTGTCATCATGTCATTATTTTCAACAACAGACTACCCGATGATTCATCGCATCGCTGCCATCGCTACATTCATCTGTGCTGGAATATACAACATGTGGcaatccatcctcctgtacaaagtACCGGGAGCATcaagagtcatctgccatgtAAGAGCCATCTTCTCTTCTATGGCTCTTGCCTGTGTCTTTCTTATTATAGGAACTGGGTTTGTTGTATACATCCAACTGTTTGCTGGAGAATGTGAAGAGATGATTGAAGCCTTTGTCAAAATCATCGAGTGGTCAATTCTGGTCCTCATCCTGCTGACGAATGTGACTTTCTATTCCATCATGGAACACCTATTGTTcaccatgtccaggaacacctgcagcatctcccttAGGGTTCGGATCGATGCCTTTGGGgtatag